From a single Pseudopipra pipra isolate bDixPip1 chromosome 7, bDixPip1.hap1, whole genome shotgun sequence genomic region:
- the LOC135416946 gene encoding nck-associated protein 1 isoform X4 — protein MSRAVLQPSQQKLAEKLTILNDRGVGMLTRLYNIKKACGDPKAKPSYLIDKNLESAVKFIVRKFPAVETRNNNLAQLQKEKSEILKNLALYYFTFVDVMEFKDHVCELLNTIDVCQVFFDITVNFDLTKNYLDLIITYTTLMILLSRIEERKAIIGLYNYAHEMTHGASDREYPRLGQMIVDYENPLKKMMEEFVPHSKSLSDALISLQMVYPRRNLSADQWRNAQLLSLISAPSTMLNPAQSDTMPCEYLSLDAMEKWIIFGFILCHGILNSDATALNLWKLALQSSSCLALFRDEVFHIHKAAEDLFVNIRGYNKRINDIRECKEAAVSHAGSMHRERRKFLRSALKELATVLSDQPGLLGPKALFVFMALSFARDEIIWLLRHADNMPKKSADDFIDKHIAELIFYMEELRAHVRKYGPVMQRYYVQYLSGFDAVVLNELVQNLSVCPEDESIIMSSFVNTMTSLSVKQVEDGEVFDFRGMRLDWFRLQAYTSVSKASLGLADHRELGKMMNTIIFHTKMVDSLVEMLVETSDLSIFCFYSRAFEKMFQQCLELPSQSRYSIAFPLLCTHFMSCTHELCPEERHHIGDRSLSLCNMFLDEMAKQARNLITDICTEQCTLSDQLLPKHCAKTISQAVNKKSKKQTGKKGEPEREKPGVESMRKNRLVVTNLDKLHTALSELCFSINYVPNMVVWEHTFTPREYLTSHLEIRFTKSIVGMTMYNQATQEIAKPSELLTSVRAYMTVLQSIENYVQIDITRVFNNVLLQQTQHLDSHGEPTITSLYTNWYLETLLRQVSNGHIAYFPAMKAFVNLPTENELTFNAEEYSDISEMRALSELLGPYGMKFLSESLMWHISSQVAELKKLVVENVEVLTQMRTSFDKPDQMAALFKRLSSVDSVLKRMTIIGVILSFRSLAQEALRDVLSYHIPFLVSSIEDFKDHIPRETDMKVAMNVYELSSAAGLPCEIDPALVVALSSQKSENISPEEEYKIACLLMVFVAVSLPTLASNVMSQYSPAIEGHCNNIHCLAKAINQIAAALFTIHKGSIEDRLKEFLALASSSLLKIGQETDKTTTRNRESVYLLLDMIVQESPFLTMDLLESCFPYVLLRNAYHAVYKQSVTSSA, from the exons CTTGCTCAGCTCCAGAAAGAAAAGTCAGAGATTCTGAAGAACCTGGCATTGTACTACTTCACCTTTGTTGATGTAATGGAATTTAAG GACCATGTCTGTGAGCTGCTGAACACTATTGATGTTTGCCAAGTCTTCTTTGATATT ACTGTAAACTTTGATTTAACAAAGAACTACCTAGATTTGATTATAACCTACACGACTCTAATGATCCTACTGTCCCGAATTGAGGAAAGGAAGGCTATCATTGGATTGTATAACTATGCCCATGAAATGACACATGGAGCAAg TGACAGAGAATATCCACGCCTTGGCCAGATGATTGTGGATTATGAAAatcctttaaagaaaatgatGGAGGAATTTGTACCTCACAGTAAA TCCCTTTCAGATGCTCTGATTTCACTCCAGATGGTCTATCCTCGACGAAATCTCTCAGCTGACCAGTGGAGAAACGCACAACTACTGAGCCTCatcagtgcccccagtacaaTGCTTAATCCTGCACAGTCTGACACA ATGCCATGCGAGTACCTCTCTCTGGATGCAATGGAGAAATGGATCATTT TTGGATTTATTTTGTGCCATGGAATCCTAAATAGTGATGCTACAGCTTTGAACCTTTGGAAACTTGCACTTCAAAGCAGCTCTTGCTTGGCTCTGTTTCGAGATGAAGTATTCCATATTCACAAAGCTGCAGAAGACTTGTTTGTAAACATAAGAGG CTACAACAAGCGAATTAATGACATCAGAGAGTGCAAAGAAGCCGCTGTTTCACATGC CGGTTCGATGCACAGAGAGAGACGCAAGTTTTTACGTTCTGCACTCAAAGAGCTGGCCACTGTCCTGTCTGATCAGCCAGGCCTGCTGGGCCCCAAG gcaCTTTTTGTATTTATGGCATTATCCTTTGCTCGTGATGAAATTATTTGGCTCCTACGTCATGCAGATAATATGCCAAAGAAGAGTGCAGATGACTTCATAGATAA GCACATAGCCGAGCTAATATTCTACATGGAGGAACTCCGAGCACACGTGAGGAAATACGGCCCAGTGATGCAGAGATACTACGTGCAGTACCTCTCTGGCTTTGATGCTGTGGTCTTAAATGAGCTTGTGCAG AATCTTTCAGTGTGCCCAGAGGATGAATCAATCATCATGTCCTCTTTTGTAAACACAATGACTTCACTAAGTGTGAAACAAG TTGAAGATGGAGAGGTATTTGACTTCAGAGGAATGAGATTAGATTGGTTTAGATTGCAG GCCTACACCAGTGTTTCTAAAGCTTCACTTGGTCTTGCGGACCACAGAGAACTAGGAAAAATGATGAACACAATCATTTTCCACACGAAAATGGTAGATTCTTTGGTGGAGATGTTGGTGGAAACCTCAGATCTTTCTATATTTTG TTTTTATAGTCGTGCTTTTGAGAAGATGTTTCAGCAGTGTTTGGAGCTTCCCTCTCAATCAAGATACTCAATTGCATTCCCACTGCTTTGTACTCACTTTATGAGCTGTACCCATGAACTGTGCCCTGAAGag AGACATCATATTGGAGATCGTAGCCTTTCCTTGTGTAACATGTTCTTGGATGAAATGGCTAAGCAAGCTAGAAATCTTATCACAGACATTTGCACAGAACAATGTACATTGAGTGACCAG TTGCTGCCAAAGCATTGTGCCAAAACTATCAGTCAAGCAGTGAACAAGAAGTCAAAAAAACAGACTGGCAAGAAAGGAGAACCTGAAAGGGAGAAACCAGGAGTAGAAAGCATGAGGAAAAACAGATTGGTTGTGACAAA CCTGGACAAACTGCACACTGCACTTTCTGAGCTCTGCTTCTCAATCAATTATGTACCGAACATGGTGGTTTGGGAACACACGTTTACCCCGAGGGAATATTTAACGTCTCACCTGGAAATCCGCTTTACCAA GTCAATTGTTGGAATGACTATGTATAACCAAGCAACACAAGAGATTGCAAAGCCTTCAGAGCTGTTGACCAGTGTGAGAGCCTATATGACAGTCCTGCAGTCAATAGAAAATTATGTACAGATCGACATTACCCGAGTGTTTAACAACGTCCTGCTTCAGCAAACCCAGCATTTAGACAGTCATGGTGAGCCAACCATTACCAGTCTGTACACAAATTG GTATTTGGAAACTTTGCTACGGCAAGTCAGCAATGGTCACATAGCGTATTTCCCAGCCATGAAGGCATTTGTGAATTTACCTACAGAAAATGAGTTGACATTCAATGCTGAGGAATATTCTGACATATCAG aaatgAGAGCCCTGTCTGAACTTCTGGGACCGTATGGCATGAAGTTCCTCAGTGAAAGCCTGATGTGGCACATCTCGTCACAGGTTGCTGAGCTTAAG AAACTCGTGGTGGAGAATGTTGAAGTTCTAACACAGATGAGGACCAGCTTCGACAAGCCAGACCAGATGGCAGCTCTCTTTAAAAGATTATCCT CTGTCGACAGTGTTTTGAAGAGAATGACAATTATTGGTGTTATCTTGTCTTTCCGATCATTGGCACAGGAAGCACTTAGAGAT GTCTTATCCTACCACATTCCTTTCCTTGTAAGTTCTATTGAGGACTTCAAAGATCACATTCCAAGAGAAACTGATATGAAG GTGGCAATGAATGTATATGAACTGTCATCAGCTGCTGGATTGCCCTGTGAGATTGATCCTGCCTTGGTTGTAGCACTGTCTTCCCAAAAATCAG aaaacATAAGTCCAGAAGAAGAATATAAAATTGCTTGCCTTCTCATGGTCTTCGTGGCTGTCTCCTTGCCGACTTTGGCGAGTAATGTGATGTCTCAGTACAGCCCTGCCATCGAAG GGCATTGCAACAACATTCACTGCTTGGCAAAAGCTATCAACCAGATTGCTGCAGCTTTATTTACCATCCACAAGGGAAGCATTGAAGACCGTCTTAAAGAATTTTTGGCT CTTGCATCATCCAGTCTGCTGAAGATTGGCCAGGAGACGGACAAAACTACTACAAGAAACAGAGAATCTGTTTACCTACTACTAGACATG ATTGTGCAGGAGTCTCCATTCCTGACAATGGATCTCTTGGAGTCTTGTTTCCCTTACGTCTTGCTGAGAAATGCATACCATGCTGTCTACAAACAAAGTGTCACATCCTCTGCCTAA